A segment of the Peptoclostridium acidaminophilum DSM 3953 genome:
GCCTTTTCGATTATCCACCTTGCAACAAGCTCGCCCTCTCTTCCGGCGTCTGTGGCAATTACTATCTCGCTTACATCCTTTCTGTTAAGCAGCGATTTTACAGTGCTGAACTGTTTGCCAGTTTCCCTTATCACTGCAAGCTTCATATGACCTGGAAGCATAGGCAGATCGTCTATCCTCCAGGTCTTGTACCTCTCGTCGTAGACCTCCGGGTCAGCCAGTGAGACAAGGTGTCCCAGAGCCCATGTAACTATATATTTGTCGCCTTCCATGTATCCGTTGTTTTTCCTGATGCAGTTCAAAACCCTCGCCAGGTCCCTTCCGACTGAAGGCTTCTCGGCAAGCACTAGTATTTTGCTCATAATAACAGTCCTCTCAGATTAGTATACATAATGTATGGTATCACATATTCACCTGGCAGGCCACTTTATATTTGCAGCGCCTTACATTCACTTAAAAGCAGATCATATGATGATATAATTAAATTCAGACACACTCCGACAGCATGTTGAAATTTGAATGTCCGCATATTTAAGGAAGAGTTGAACAGCATTAATGGATAGTATATTATTATATTATGGGTCGATAAGGATTATACTAATATTTCAAGTCATATTATGTGCTTTAAAAAAATTCGGAAATCGGGAGGCAATTCAATGAAGAAAGGAATAGTCATACACAACAAGTCTGACAGGCCTGACAATATTGTTCTTCAGGAGAATCAGACAATAGAGAGATGCATTGAGATAGAAAACAGCCTGCCGGATTTTTTCAAGGAATACTTCCTTTTTCTTAAAAACTCCATAGGAATAAATACAAGGCTGGCATACCTTATAGATATTCACTTTTTTTGCAGATATCTTATTGAGAATACAGACCTTACAGCGGCATCCGACGCTTCAGACATAACGGCAGAAGAATTCGAGCGATTAAAATCACGCGATGTGAATTTCTTCCTGGGAGACTATTGCTCGAGATATTACAAGGAAACCCAGCATACAACGCAGATATTCGAAAACCACAACAGGGCTCTTGCAAGAAAGCGTTCCTCACTCTCCTCGCTCTTCAAGTTTCTCTACCGAAACGAACAAAAAAGCGAAAATATAGCGCCTGGCTTCAATCCAATAAAGCTTCCAAAGCCCCAGCCGGATGCGATAAAAAAGCTTGAGATAGACGAGGTTGCCAGAATGCTCGATTTGGCGGAAACGGGGAATGGCTTTACCGAAAATCAAAAGAAGTACTGGGAAAAGACAAAGCTCAGGGACAAGGCCATACTCCTCATGTTTGTAACATACGGCCTCAGGCTCAACGAGCTGCAGCAGCTAAACATATCCTCTTTCAACTTTTCACGCGGTGAATTCAGGATATACCGCAAAAGGGCCAAGGAATCGCTAATGCCGCTCAACAAGACGGTCGAGGATGCCGTGTCCGACTACATAAAAAACGAGCGTCCTCCTCAGGACAAGCTTCCAGACAGCGAAAGCGATGCGCTCTTCCTCTCGCTGCAAAGCAAGCGCATGACAGCCAAAGCCATAAGGGAACTTGTCAAGAAATATACTTCGATAGTTCTGGGAACGAGCGCAAAAAGCGGTTACAGCCCCCACAAGCTCAGAGCTACCGCGGCAAGCACTCTCATAGAATACGGTTTTTCAATATATGACGTTCAGAATCTGCTTGACCACGACAATGTAACGACAACGCAAATATATGCAGCCCACAAGAAAAACGTCAAGCGTGAGATAATCAAAAACTTCGAATGGTCTGAAGATATAAAAGAATAATCACGTATTTACCATAACTAGATTATGTCGACAAGCGGGCGGTTTTATTTAAAGGAGGACTTTATGATTTCGATGAGTTCGAATGGGAATATAAAGCTTTGGACAGCACAATCCAAAATAGTTGTAGATACCATAGAAAGCAAGGGGATTTATCATGTAAAGAGAGAATTCATATTGAATAAATATCGGGAGATATCGAAGCTTTTTCTTGAACCCTATGACTGGTTCGTAGGTCGCGCCTCTAAAATAATCACGCCTCCTCCAGGCGCTGAATACGCCATATGGATGTATGCAAATCCCGGTATGATATCCAACTACGGTCCGGGAGATTATATAATAGAAGCAGAGGTTCCGCGTGACAATGTGTTGATGCTTGATGAAGGCAAGTGGCTGCGCATTCTTAATCTCTCATATATACCACTGGACTCCAAAGACGAGGAAAGATTCAAAAATAGTATAAGGGAATATGGGCTCACACATGACTCGCAGGCCTATACAAGTAATTTCTATCCCGCACTAAAGCGTGAGATAACAAGAAGCTGGGACAGGCTTTTTGACGACTCCATTAAGCTCTCCGAATTCCGAATGGGCGCGCTCTGGGAGCTCAAAAGGGAATGGATAAAAGAAATAAGTGAGCCAAAATAGACATGAAGCCTCTGTAACTTGACTGCAAAGTCTTTTCAGAGGCTTTTTTTGAATTGATTATTCAGCTCTTGTAATATTTGTTATCCACTCTGATTTTATCTCCCAGAGCGTCGCCTGATTTATATCGGAAAGCCTTATATCCTGGTCAAAAAGCCTTTCCCAGCTTTTTTCAACCTCCCTCTTTAAAAGAGGATAAAAATTGTTCATGTACATGAGCGTCTTGTTCCTGATGCCATAGCTCTCAAGCTTTTCGTCATATCTTCTGGCATCGTCCCTGTCCTTTGGTATATACCAGTAGTTGAGGATGTAATCCCACTTGGCGGAGTCCATTATTATTACATCCGCACTGTCCACTTCAAGTTCAAGCACAACCTGGCCTTCTATAACTCCAAGCGAAAATTCCTTATCAACAGATGCCCACACCGGAAATTCCACGCCTTCGGGCTTTGGCACTACAGCGCCGGCAGACCTGGAATACCATCTATAGACATGCAAATAAACGTCTGAGCAGCTATCGAATTTTTCTATGATGTGTTCCTGCTTTACTCTGTAAAAACCTCTTGTTTCAATATCTTTTAAGACTCTCTCATCCTGCCTGGTCCAAAGTTTCAGCTTGCCCATGATTTCACCTCACAGTTATATTGTAATCGTTCTTTATAATATTATGATATCATAACTAAGCGCTAATTTGCACCATGATTAAGTTTGTGTTGAGGTATTTTCGATTTGTGTTAAAATTATAGGGGTATTTATTATAAGGCAGCTAACTGGAAGTCCAGCTAAGAAATGTCTACAGTTAAATTTAAAAATGCTTGATATTTCTTCAGATAAAAAAGAGTAACTTTAATAAGCCTTTTGAGCATATCTCAAAAAGTGAAAAATCAGACCATGGATTTACTTACGCAGCTTTATCGCATTTAGCTCTTAAGTAATTCATTTGATGATCTTCTGGGGTGATGATAGCGAATTCTTTTTCATCACGAAGTATTGCAAACACAATGTTACAGACTTTATGCATAACAGCTCCAAGAGCAACCATTTTAGGCTTTGATTGGCATTTCTTTAAATAGTAATCACGCAAGACCGGATTTTTGGCAGAGCCATCTCTGTTCTTACTGATACTGATAAGAGCCATTGTATGAATAACTCTTCTGGCAATGCGGGAACCTCGCTTTGACATGGAGATCTTTGTGCCTTCAAATTGCCCAGACTGCTTTACAGCTGGATCTAGCCCAAAATAAGCAAAGAGTTGCTTTGGTGAACGAAAAGATGAAAAATCGCCAATCTCACCCATTAGACTCACTGCGGATAAGAAGCCAGCTCCTTTATAGGATTCAACTAAGCGGACTTGTTTCACAAAATCAGTAGTTTCATTCGTATCAACAAGTTCATGCATATCAGAAAGAACAGAGGCCACTTCAATATCATAGTTTCTGATAAAACGGATATATAGAAGTATTCGCTTGAAATTACTGCTTACAGAATACCCAAAGGTATTTGCATCATTTGCAGCCTGGATTATGGCATTATACTTGTTTTCAGCATATGTAAGTCCAAACCTGGCAGTAGACCTTATAGAATCAACAATCTCTTCTTTTGAGGCACTTAGAAATGCTTCAGGAGATGTGTATTTTTCCAGTAAGGTCAGAGCTGTATTTGTGGTTATCTTGGAAAATATTTTTAAATACTGTGGAAATACCATGCGCAATTCTCCCTGTAGCTTATTCACATAGGCAGAGCGATTATCCATCAGATCGTAATACTCTCTTGAAAGATTTCGCAAATCAAGAGCAAGATCAGATGGCATTAGTGATACCTTTAAATCAGGTTTAAGACCTACCAATGCAACCTTTCTTGAATCAAAACGGTCATTATGTACTTTTCTAATGTTGATGTTTGTGCTATTCTTAGTGATGATAGGATTGATAACCGCAATGTTAAAACCCTTATCACGAAGATAGCAGAAGAGTGGGTAATGATAAATTCCCGTGGATTCCAGAAAGATGCGACTTTCTAAGGAATACAGCTCTTCTGCTTCTTTTATTTTAGAAACAACTAAGCTTAAGGAATTAAGGTCGGAATGCATGATTTTAAAAGGCTTTCCCACAAAGGTCTGGTTAGGCAGTGCGATAGACATCCAACTGAAGTCCGCACCAACATCAATACCGACCGAGATAAATAAATTTTCAAAAAGATTGTTTGACATGAGCAAAAGCTCCTTTCTGATAGGAATCCATTTCCATTAAATGAGTACACAACCTAGCATGTTATACAGGTATAGCCTGAGGCTCCCAACCAGCCGAATCATAAAACCTCATTGAATGGACTAATTGACTTATTAATAGGTATGAGTCAGCAGGAACTGACTTCCCAAGGAGACGAACATTATTTGTCCTACCCTAGAGAATTATACTTTATGGAAAGTCTGGAGTCTATTAGGGAGCCATCAAACATGACAAATATTTATGGATAACATCTGATGAAGGAAGAACACCTTCTTCTGTTATCTGATATGGAAACTTATAAACTGTATAGCTGTAATGGCTATATCATTATTATACTAGGAGATGATTACCATATTCAAGGATATAGACATAGCTTCAAGGGACCTGCTCAAAAGATACTTGTCTAAGGTAAGCTATGAAGCATGCGAATACAACTTCACTACACTCTTCATGTGGCAACATTACTACAATACAAGATATGTTCATAAAGACGATTTTGTAGTTATTATAGGCGGAGAGCCGGGCGATGAATTCTCCATAATGCCCCTTGCTGACAGGGATAACTCCTTGAAGGCCATTGAATTCATTTCCGACTACTTCAAGGATAACGGGCTAAAATTCATGCTCAGGGCGGCAACAAGCGAATGCGTTAAATTTCTGGAGGGAAACTATCCGGGACGATTTGAATTCACTCCTATAAGGGATTCTTTCGACTACGTGTATAAAGCTGAAATGCTAAGAACACTTACATGCAAAAAGTGCACAAAGAAGAGGAATCACTACAATCACTTCATGCGCACCTACGGGGATTCGTATTCTTTCCGCAGCCTAGGCAAGGAAGACTTCGGCAAATGCATGGAGATTCTCGATTCCTGGAACAAATCGAAGCTGGAGAACTCATCAGCCGACGAGATTGATTCAATTAATAATGAGAATATTGCCATTAGAAAGCTGTTTGACAATTATGAAAAACTAGACATAAAAGTATTCGGAGTCTTCATAGACGGCAGCCTTGAGGCTTTCACAATCGGCGACTACATCAACAGCGACATGGCACTTATACACATCGAAAAGGCTGACCCTACAATTCGTGGTCTTTACACCGTAATCAACAAACTGTTTCTGGAGCAAGAGTTTCCGGAGGTTTCTCTCGTGAACAGGGAAGAAGATCTGGGCATAGAAGGCCTAAGAAAAGCTAAGCTTTCGTATTCACCAGAGAGGTTTGTTGAAAAGTTCGTCGTTACCGAAAAGTGAGGTGAATAGTGTGAATTTGGATTTTGCCGCTTCTGCAGACAAAGAGCAGGTTGTTGAAATATGGCGCTACTGCTTCAATGACTCAATTGAATATACAGACTACTATTTTAAAAGCCGCTATAAATCAGAAAACACTCTGGTGGCTAAGGATTCAGGCAATGTGGTGTCGGCCCTCCAGCTCAATCCATACAGGATTTCGTTCGGAGGGAAAAGCTATGACACATCATATATAGTCGGCGTATCAACCCTCCCCCATTACAGAGGTCTTGGAATAGTAAGAAAGCTGTTTGACTTTGCCTTAGATGAGCTTTACAAAAGAGGCGAGCTTGTAAGCATACTAATGCCGATTGACTTTAGCATATACCGCAAATTCGGCTATGAGGCCGTGTGCGAACAATATATGTACGAGCTTGGGATGGATATGCTCTCTGGTTTTAAGCCAACAAGACGTTTTAGGCTTGCCGGAGCTGCAGATAAAGACTTCGATATATTGGCAGGCATATATGCCGACTTTACACATGGCAAAAATCTTTTCACTCTGCGAAACTCCAATTACTACAAGGAACTGCTTGAAGAGATCAAGCTTGATAAGGGCGGAATTGCAATGGCTGAAGGACGCTTGGGCTTTGACGGCTATATGGCATATACACTGGAGGGCGATTCGATGATAGTGCGTGAAATCGTCTACACCGATATTGATGCTTTAAAGTCTCTCCTCGGCTATGCATATTCACACAAGACGCAAGTCGCCAAGGTCATCATAAATACTTTCAAGAACGACTACATATATAGAGTTCTTCCAGACATAAGAAACATCAAGCTTTCCATAAAGCCTTTCCTGATGGGAAGAATAGTAAATTTGAAGGGATTCCTTGAATCCATTCAGACAACCTCATCGTTTGATCCTTTTATAATGAATATTGAGGACGAGATGCTCCCTGAAAACAGCGGCTGCTTTAAAATAAGCTGCGACAGTGAGGGCTTTGTGCGCGTAGAAGCAGCTGCTGCGGGTGAGCCGGTCGATGCCAGCATGGACATAACGGCGCTGTCCCAACTCTCTTTTGGCTATATGAGCCCGCACGAGCTTTTTTTCATAGGTAAAATCTCCTGCCTTGACAAAGGCGTTCTTGATTCTCTGAGCGCCATATTCAAAGTAGGGCTGAACTATTTCAACGAGTACGTCTAGTATTATGCACGTATAACTGTATGTATATAATATAATTGGCCATATATCACAAAAGTCCAGCGCTTCTCATGCGCTGGATTTTATGGTTAAATTGATAATCTTCATTAGTCCTCTTCAAAGAGTGATAAAATTTTTGCATTTTTCATTGCATTCATGGCTATCTCATCTACTATGTTTCGATATTCCTCTTTCTGCTTCGCAAATCTCTTGAGCTGCTCTATGTTTTTTTCGAGCTCATGAATGTTGTCGCGAAATATTCTCTTTTGCTCTTCTTTGTAGTCCATAACAACCCTCCCCGAATCACCCTTTTGTATTATTCTACCCGCTGACACAAGCTTTATTCAGCAAGCAAATAAGTCTTTATATTGAAAACATTCTCAATATTCGAGTGATTCTCAAGGTCAATTTCGCCTTGCTTTGTGGATTGCATAATTGTAATATCGGCCATTTATATATGCAGATTGTTTTTCGGGTCTATTATATGGGTATTACCTAAATATATTTTATTTTAGAAATATAATATGCAAAATTTGATTGGGGAGGGATTAGCCTATGGATTACCATGAATCTTTAGATGTACTCGATGAGAAAACCATGAATATTTCAAGAGCAATAAACAGTCTCAAGGAGGAATTAGAAGCAGTCAACTGGTACAATCAGAGGGTTGCAGCAACAAACGACGAGACACTAAAAGCCATATTGGCCCATAACAGAGATGAAGAAATCGAGCACGCTTGCATGGCTCTTGAATGGCTGAGGCGAAATATGCCTAAGTGGGACGAAGAGCTTAGAACATACCTTTTCACTACTGCAGACATCACTTCTGTTGAAGAAGGCGAATCAGCCTCTGGCGACAGCTCGCTCGGAATCGGAAACCTAAAATAGACTAAAAGAAGTCACGGGAGGGATATAAATATGGATATATTAAAAAGAGAACTTGCTCCAATAGTAAACGAAGTCTGGGAAGAGATAGACAAAAGAGCCGGAGAGGTGCTAAAAAGCTATCTTTCGGCCAGAAAAGTGGTTAATGTGCAGGGCCCAAAGGGCTGGAACTATACTGCGATTCCTGAAGGAAGACTTGAAATCAAGGATGACAAAAGCGATGTGAAAATGGGCTTATACAAAGTCAAGCCACTTGCTGAAATAAGGATAGATTTCGAACTCGACAGATGGGAGCTCGACAATTTCATAAGGGGCGCGAAAGACATCGATTTCACCGAGCTTGAAGAGGCAGCTGAAAAAGTGGCGCTTTTCGAGGAAAACGCAATATTCAACGGCCTTGAAGCCGCAGGTATCGAGGGCATGGAAAGTTCAGCGGCAGGCAATGCGGTTGAATTTTCAGGCAGCGAGGAAGGAATTATGGAGGCAATATCAAAGGCCATAGTTATGATGCAGGATTGCTATGCCGAAAAGCCATACACTCTTGTAGTAGGCGAAAAGGTGTGGAACTTGATCAACTCCAAGGTTAAAGGCTATCCTCTTGCAAAGAGAATCGAGCAGCTAATAGGCGGAAACATAGTATTCAGCCATGTGGTTGAAGATGCCATGCTGATTCCATATGACAGCGAGAATCTCGAGATGACGATAGGACGCGACTTCTCGATAGGCTACTGCGAGCACGACACTAAAAAGGTAAAGCTCTTTATAGGGGAATCCTTTACATTCAGGGTTCTTGACCCCAGGGTAATTGTAAACTTCAAGCTTGTATAGGCTTGCCATCAAATCATATAATTAAATTGCAAGCAGCCACCATTCCAGGACTAAAATCCCGAAGTGGTGGCTGCTGTTTTCAAGGCGTAATTCACTAGATTATCATATTCCAAAGTCCAGCTTGCTCATTTGTTTCTCGCGCTCTTCCTTGCTTATCTCATGGGCGTATATTTTCATTGTTATGTCTGGAGAGGCGTGACCTAGTATTCCCGAAAGCGTGGGTACGCTCATACCGCTTTTCAAGGCGTAGCTGGCGAAATTGTGTCTTAGATTGTGCGGAGTTATTTTCTTTGTTATGCCCGATTTCTTAACTAATGATCCTATTATTACCTCTATAGTTTTAGGATTTACATGGCCGTCCTTTTCCTTGGTGCGCTTGTTCCTGTGCTCCGAGCCGAATATGTATTTTGAATTCATGCTGTAGCCTCTGCCCTCGAGTTCGCCTGTGAGCTCTTTGAAGTCCATGAGCTCGTATCTTATTTCCTTCCTGAGAGGAACCACGCGCGTCTTGTTTCCTTTGCCCACAACGCTTATCTCGTTTGTCCTGGTGTTGACATCACTCCATTTGAGACACGCAATCTCCGAGCGCCTCATTCCTGTAAAAAGCAGCATTATCAGCAGGAGCCTGTTTCTCACCTTATGGTAAACATTATATCCTG
Coding sequences within it:
- a CDS encoding tyrosine-type recombinase/integrase, with translation MKKGIVIHNKSDRPDNIVLQENQTIERCIEIENSLPDFFKEYFLFLKNSIGINTRLAYLIDIHFFCRYLIENTDLTAASDASDITAEEFERLKSRDVNFFLGDYCSRYYKETQHTTQIFENHNRALARKRSSLSSLFKFLYRNEQKSENIAPGFNPIKLPKPQPDAIKKLEIDEVARMLDLAETGNGFTENQKKYWEKTKLRDKAILLMFVTYGLRLNELQQLNISSFNFSRGEFRIYRKRAKESLMPLNKTVEDAVSDYIKNERPPQDKLPDSESDALFLSLQSKRMTAKAIRELVKKYTSIVLGTSAKSGYSPHKLRATAASTLIEYGFSIYDVQNLLDHDNVTTTQIYAAHKKNVKREIIKNFEWSEDIKE
- a CDS encoding DUF3841 domain-containing protein — translated: MISMSSNGNIKLWTAQSKIVVDTIESKGIYHVKREFILNKYREISKLFLEPYDWFVGRASKIITPPPGAEYAIWMYANPGMISNYGPGDYIIEAEVPRDNVLMLDEGKWLRILNLSYIPLDSKDEERFKNSIREYGLTHDSQAYTSNFYPALKREITRSWDRLFDDSIKLSEFRMGALWELKREWIKEISEPK
- a CDS encoding DUF3841 domain-containing protein, with product MGKLKLWTRQDERVLKDIETRGFYRVKQEHIIEKFDSCSDVYLHVYRWYSRSAGAVVPKPEGVEFPVWASVDKEFSLGVIEGQVVLELEVDSADVIIMDSAKWDYILNYWYIPKDRDDARRYDEKLESYGIRNKTLMYMNNFYPLLKREVEKSWERLFDQDIRLSDINQATLWEIKSEWITNITRAE
- a CDS encoding IS110 family RNA-guided transposase, with the translated sequence MSNNLFENLFISVGIDVGADFSWMSIALPNQTFVGKPFKIMHSDLNSLSLVVSKIKEAEELYSLESRIFLESTGIYHYPLFCYLRDKGFNIAVINPIITKNSTNINIRKVHNDRFDSRKVALVGLKPDLKVSLMPSDLALDLRNLSREYYDLMDNRSAYVNKLQGELRMVFPQYLKIFSKITTNTALTLLEKYTSPEAFLSASKEEIVDSIRSTARFGLTYAENKYNAIIQAANDANTFGYSVSSNFKRILLYIRFIRNYDIEVASVLSDMHELVDTNETTDFVKQVRLVESYKGAGFLSAVSLMGEIGDFSSFRSPKQLFAYFGLDPAVKQSGQFEGTKISMSKRGSRIARRVIHTMALISISKNRDGSAKNPVLRDYYLKKCQSKPKMVALGAVMHKVCNIVFAILRDEKEFAIITPEDHQMNYLRAKCDKAA
- a CDS encoding DUF2156 domain-containing protein; amino-acid sequence: MITIFKDIDIASRDLLKRYLSKVSYEACEYNFTTLFMWQHYYNTRYVHKDDFVVIIGGEPGDEFSIMPLADRDNSLKAIEFISDYFKDNGLKFMLRAATSECVKFLEGNYPGRFEFTPIRDSFDYVYKAEMLRTLTCKKCTKKRNHYNHFMRTYGDSYSFRSLGKEDFGKCMEILDSWNKSKLENSSADEIDSINNENIAIRKLFDNYEKLDIKVFGVFIDGSLEAFTIGDYINSDMALIHIEKADPTIRGLYTVINKLFLEQEFPEVSLVNREEDLGIEGLRKAKLSYSPERFVEKFVVTEK
- a CDS encoding GNAT family N-acetyltransferase, with amino-acid sequence MNLDFAASADKEQVVEIWRYCFNDSIEYTDYYFKSRYKSENTLVAKDSGNVVSALQLNPYRISFGGKSYDTSYIVGVSTLPHYRGLGIVRKLFDFALDELYKRGELVSILMPIDFSIYRKFGYEAVCEQYMYELGMDMLSGFKPTRRFRLAGAADKDFDILAGIYADFTHGKNLFTLRNSNYYKELLEEIKLDKGGIAMAEGRLGFDGYMAYTLEGDSMIVREIVYTDIDALKSLLGYAYSHKTQVAKVIINTFKNDYIYRVLPDIRNIKLSIKPFLMGRIVNLKGFLESIQTTSSFDPFIMNIEDEMLPENSGCFKISCDSEGFVRVEAAAAGEPVDASMDITALSQLSFGYMSPHELFFIGKISCLDKGVLDSLSAIFKVGLNYFNEYV
- a CDS encoding encapsulin-associated ferritin-like protein, which gives rise to MDYHESLDVLDEKTMNISRAINSLKEELEAVNWYNQRVAATNDETLKAILAHNRDEEIEHACMALEWLRRNMPKWDEELRTYLFTTADITSVEEGESASGDSSLGIGNLK
- a CDS encoding family 1 encapsulin nanocompartment shell protein; amino-acid sequence: MDILKRELAPIVNEVWEEIDKRAGEVLKSYLSARKVVNVQGPKGWNYTAIPEGRLEIKDDKSDVKMGLYKVKPLAEIRIDFELDRWELDNFIRGAKDIDFTELEEAAEKVALFEENAIFNGLEAAGIEGMESSAAGNAVEFSGSEEGIMEAISKAIVMMQDCYAEKPYTLVVGEKVWNLINSKVKGYPLAKRIEQLIGGNIVFSHVVEDAMLIPYDSENLEMTIGRDFSIGYCEHDTKKVKLFIGESFTFRVLDPRVIVNFKLV
- a CDS encoding tyrosine-type recombinase/integrase, with the protein product MNLAILETSTEKFIKKLASEKKSKHTITNYSSSIGSLIKYVRMHKGNDEFDIKETVFEYIDSISPNYSSNTINTRRIIIKSFVNYLADRGYIEESFSRRIKLLRRDSNKRKEVLEPFEIEKLLEIASSEISEAAGYNVYHKVRNRLLLIMLLFTGMRRSEIACLKWSDVNTRTNEISVVGKGNKTRVVPLRKEIRYELMDFKELTGELEGRGYSMNSKYIFGSEHRNKRTKEKDGHVNPKTIEVIIGSLVKKSGITKKITPHNLRHNFASYALKSGMSVPTLSGILGHASPDITMKIYAHEISKEEREKQMSKLDFGI